One Lycium barbarum isolate Lr01 chromosome 5, ASM1917538v2, whole genome shotgun sequence genomic window carries:
- the LOC132639344 gene encoding uncharacterized protein LOC132639344: protein MDVFGMVQALYEGHTLPKSATQTNLVLIPKKSEVHICGDLRPISLSNFIKKVISRVVHGRLDKILPGLIPSNQSGFVKGRRIIGNVLLTQEIVTDIRKRAEVMSRALNSLFEYDQYRCFDMPKWSANLKNLAYADDTIIFTSADKPSLELTMNVLSEYEKISGQLLNREKSFFYMHQKSAMQLCQEVEQIAGFTRGMFPFKYLGCPIFHSRKRKVYYNDLIKRVKDRLQNWKGRLLSFGGKSVLINSVLQSMPMYLLSAMEPTKYTVNELHKIFARFYWSNKEEGKSRHWSAWLKVCVPKQEGGLGFRSIFDVSKALFTKLWWRFRTVGTLWSIFMWNKHCKKHIPTRVQWKGGSQLWKKMLEARDAIEKEIWWDLEMALLTFGLTIGLSLVLLLSLCHLISQWMIAFRR from the exons ATGGATGTATTTGGAATGGTTCAAGCTCTCTATGAAGGTCATACTCTTCCAAAATCAGCAACTCAGACTAATTTGGTGTTAATTCCTAAAAAGTCAGAAGTTCACATTTGTGGGGATCTTAGACCAATTAGCTTGAGTAATTTCATAAAGAAGGTCATTTCTAGAGTGGTTCATGGAAGACTGGATAAGATTCTGCCAGGGTTGATTCCTAGCAACCAGTCTGGCTTTGTGAAGGGAAGACGCATTATTGGGAATGTATTGCTCACTCAAGAAATTGTCACAGATATTAGAAAGAGAG CAGAAGTGATGTCTAGGGCACTTAATTCTTTATTTGAGTATGATCAATATAGGTGCTTTGAtatgcctaaatggagtgcaaACCTCAAGAAtcttgcttatgcagatgatactatcatcTTTACATCAGCTGATAAACCATCTTTGGAGCTGACTATGAATGTTTTGAGCGAATATGAGAAGATATCAGGTCAATTGTTAAATAGAGAGAAAAGTTTTTTCTACATGCATCAGAAATCAGCTATGCAGTTATGTCAAGAAGTTGAGCAGATAGCTGGTTTCACAAGAGGCATGTTTCCATTTAAATATCTTGGTTGTCCTATTTTCCATTCTAGGAAAAGAAAAGTGTATTATAATGATCTGATCAAGAGGGTGAAAGATAGGCTGCAGAACTGGAAGGGAAGGTTATTATCATTTGGAGGGAAATCAGTACTTATTAATAGTGTTTTACAAAGTATGCCAATGTATCTTTTATCTGCAATGGAACCTACTAAGTATACAGTAAATGAACTGCATAAAATCTTTGCTAGATTTTACTGGAGTAACAAGGAAGAAGGCAAGAGTAGACACTGGTCAGCTTGGCTGAAAGTTTGTGTTCCTAAACAGGAGGGAGGATTGGGATTTAGGTCCATCTTTGATGTATCAAAAGCTTTATTTACTAAGTTATGGTGGAGATTCAGAACAGTTGGTACTTTGTGGTCAATATTTATGTGGAATAAGCATTGCAAGAAGCATATACCAACCAGGGTTCAATGGAAAGGAGGCTCACAACTATGGAAGAAGATGCTAGAAGCAAGAGATGCTATAGAAAAGGAGATATGGTGGGACTTAGAAATGGCACTGCTAActtttggtttgacaattggactaagCTTGGTGCTCTTGCTCAGCTTATGCCATCTAATTTCCCAATGGATGATAGCATTCAGGAGGTAG